Proteins from a genomic interval of Corynebacterium freiburgense:
- a CDS encoding metallopeptidase family protein, whose product MIEVSDERFEELVDLGLDQIPEQFVRHMRNTVILIGTYDPRSPHILGLYEGVALPDRTFSNSGHLPDTITIYKNALQDMCSTEDELIEQVKITVIHEVGHHFGLSDDDLHALGWG is encoded by the coding sequence ATGATCGAGGTCAGTGACGAGCGCTTTGAAGAACTAGTCGACCTGGGTTTAGACCAAATCCCAGAACAGTTCGTACGCCATATGCGCAATACTGTAATCCTTATCGGCACCTATGATCCTCGCTCCCCTCATATTTTGGGCTTATATGAGGGAGTTGCGCTTCCCGATCGCACATTTAGCAATTCCGGGCATTTACCTGACACGATTACGATCTATAAAAACGCCCTCCAAGATATGTGTTCCACCGAGGATGAACTTATCGAGCAAGTGAAAATCACAGTGATTCACGAGGTAGGCCATCATTTTGGCCTCAGTGATGATGACCTCCATGCCCTCGGCTGGGGTTAA